The Citrus sinensis cultivar Valencia sweet orange chromosome 4, DVS_A1.0, whole genome shotgun sequence DNA segment tagtattaactactaattcattatcagtttttcctccaaaaaaattaaattttttatctaattaaaaactttaattatttaacattatagaatttcttatgcttttctctataaagaaaattattatatttattgattcacttttaaaagaaaaaaaattattgattacttttcttttttgaattttcttactatattattaattgttatttaatatataaataattaattaaattttgaatttttttatatttctttgagTGTTGAAACTACTAAATATAAGGAGgccttatataaattttttggctAAAGGCCTCAATACCCTGGAGCCGGCCCTCGTTCCATCAGAAAGCCGaatgtgtaatttttttttcccttttttggagggtaaaaaataaagagagtaGAAATTTCTTCGCTAATCGAGTGACATTGTTAATTACATCATCTTTTGTTAAACAATCAGTAGGTACGAGTATTCCCAGATccattacaattaaattaataatgctCACGAAAGAgaggagaaagagaaagagaaagagttagaaaaaaaaaacttaacaaATCCTCCAACGGTTAGAAACTGTACTAACGTTCCCTCATCTCTGCCAGAGGCAATGACCGTTACACCTCTCTCTTCATTGTTCAATACAGCTACCTTAACTTGTGGGTCTACTGTTTCTTTCTCTAGAGATCCAATCTTTCTCTACCCAGCATTTGCTTCTTGACTTCTGGGTGCTTCGTTCTTTTCTCTGAAACCTTCGTccgtctctctctctctctctctctgtgaaATGGAACCAGCGAAAATTGACTGGAAAAGAATAGAGTCGGTGTTTGTAGAAGACAGTGTCTATGAGAACATCAACGCACCCAAATGGGTTGATCTCTTGGCCCCTGATCAAGCTTCTGTCGATGATGTAGCCTGGTTTTGTAGGCCCGGTAACCAGTTTTTTTCTTGCAATTTTCATTTCGTGTGTTAAAATTGTTAACATGTTTCATTAAATCAATGTGATGCTTCGTTGTTAATTACAGATTGTAACCATCCCAAGACAGCTGAGGATTTCCTTAAAACCCCACCAAGTTCCAAGGTTTTAATCTCAAATTCTATACGCCCttctttccttctttctttctttctctagtTTCACATAAATCTTGCTGAGCAAACTCTTGGACTAAAtgatttttctcattttatcttTGGTGTAGTTTCTAAGATCGCTGGAAAGGCTTCCATTTGGAGATAGGAACCTAAGGTACCAATATGagacttttcttcttttattttatctgtcCAAGTAAATTCAAGATTAAATTGCACATGTAAAAGATTCTCATGCTTTACTAGTTTATTTGCTTGCTTTTTGCGTTTAGAGATGCAAGATTGAAGAGAAGAGGACAGAGTcaatcttcattttcatctaATGAAAAACTCAAATTCAGTGACAATAGTGAAAATCAGAATCCAAATTCAGTAACACCACAGAATCAAGTTGAGCCCATGAAAATGTCCATTAAATCAACCAGCGAAAAGAATAAACTGATGGATGACACTTCACAAAATAATGAGTTGTTGCCAAGACTAAAGAGCACACTTTCAGCTAGGAATTTGTTTGTGGGGAAGGATATACTGAATCATATTTCTGACTTTTGCAATGAGTTAAAGAAATTGGCTACAAGAGCAAGGGAGAGAGAGAACACGGAGATGTTCAATGAGAAGAACAGACAAGTGGGTGAGAAGAAAGAGGTGGTGAATGAGAGACCTTGTGAGGTTATAGGTGCAGTGggtgagaaagaaaaggagaggAAGCCACTGCTTGAGATGGATAAAGAGAATTCTGGAGGTGCAGTGggtgagaaagaaaaggagaggAAGCCATTGCTTGAGATGGATAAAGAGAATTCTGGAGGTGTAGACAATGGGGAAAGTGGTAACAAGgacaggaagagaaggaataAGTAAGTTCAATTTCATTCCATCTTTATGTTTAATTGTTATGTTACATGAATATCATGTTTGTGTATAGGTGGTGCTGCTAGTATTTCgagttgattttatttccataaATCAATGGAGTCTTTTGCGCAGCTCAACACTTTTTGTCACATTCTTCAgttgttgaaaatgttttctGCATAATGAACAGAAAGACTTTTCATGATCACATTCCAAGTAAATCAATACGCATGTTTATTTGCCGCATGCTTGCGTCTGCTATAATACTAGTGACTAAATATTTGTTCACTACATTGTGCAGAAGATTTGATGAGGTGGAGAACATCCCAGTCTCTCTGAATTTAGAGAATGTAAAGAAGAAAGGAGATGAGCGCCTGTTGCAAATCCGAACTAATCCTCCCTCTCCTCAATGCTTTTCTGTCACTCGTTCAGCCACCAAAACCACCTCTTCAAAGAGTTCCACTTATAGGTCTATGGTATGCAAGCTAAACGCTTCATTCTATTTCACATGGGAAGGCTAGAAGTTTAGGAATTTCAAAATGCATCAAAGATTGAATTCTCAAAGtcaagatttttaaataatgtattaaacATCTTAAGCTTTGGTGAGGATATAAGGAAACTAATTCCATGTTTCTGTactttgtttgtttgattgattgattgattgatcgATCGCTTACTGTGTTATACTGAGTGATGATTTGGTGATCAGGAGAGGAAAATCCTTCAAGAGGTATTCGAGCAGAAAACACCTACCAATAAAGGAACAAGTGTTTCAAATTCAGTTGTCGAAGGAAGAGAAGCAAGAGCTTTGAATGTATTTTGGTTCTTGAAGCCTTGCACATTATCTGGCTAAAATGGCTGAACACTGCCAGAAATACAGTTCATtcattctttgattttaacCCTGAAAGATCtctattcttttcattttattccatCCGTTAATTTGTTACCATGTAGTCCTTGGTCCTCACTGATTCATTCGTTACTTATAATTGTAACTAAGTATTCAATAATTATActgaaattcattttcagtgaataaaaaattattgtttgtaCCCTTTTACCATCACTTTTGTCCTGGATGAAGTTGAGTCATTAAGCAAGCAGCTTATGCCGGTTGAGTCATTTTTTAGCCATATTTACCCATTGCAAAATAGATCAAAAGGTTCATCGCATAATATAAATGAAGTTAAAAACACATCCTATATTCGTTTATACTTATTAGAagacattaaaaaaagaaaagattaccATCAAATCCTTCAAGATAATGAGAAATTTTAGTAGCGCGTCCAAATCAATGCATGTGAACTTGCAAAACATTATCTTCGACTTTCGCTTGTGCTGAATTTAGTAAGTAATTGAATAGAACTTTCTCAAATGGGCTTCATTACTAGTTTCCTTTTTTCATGAGATTTAGacataatttaatacaatatGCCAAATGGACCATAAGAATAAACAGATGAGGGCTGAAGGATTGAAAAATAGCAATATCTATCAACATGTATTCATCTTCTCTGTAATTCCCATGAAAGCTAGAGAATGCAGAGATAGGAAACTGATGattataaacatataattaagtataaaagaaATCTTTCAAACCTCACTCAATCACCTCCGATGAATATCTATTTGCCCTCCATCCGCTGTTTCTAGTAGGACGATGACCGAAGAGTGATAAGTTTAAACCTTCATTTAAGTACAATATAAGGGCCTTctcggaaaaaaaaattataagtggatttaataagtattttaGGACGATTGCCATCTTTTAGTAGTATGTAtaagatgaaaaagaaaacttaattaaCTGTGATGatataatttataacttaaagatgaaaaaaaattgaaggataATCTGTGATGTCGAAATGTAAGAATATCATCCATCATTACTCTCATagtatgtttatttattaaaataaaaggagaataagaatgaaatatatgggactcatatattttttggattaaagaataaaaatttaattttcacagGGATAGAGAGTTAATTTCTCATTACTTGAACTCACTATTTTACCtcacttaaattttataactccACTTTTGTCCTCAATTAAAGTATTATtatattgttgttattgttattatccTTGTTCTTctgattgttaataataataataatacttattttcaaTCTGATTCTAATTCTAACTGTTTAAATAAtcaacttattttaattcttattctCCACTTTTATTCTCTAACTTATTCTGATTACTATTTATTTCAACACATTTATcattctaatttattataatttctgtCCATTTGATCTGATTCAAACCCATTCAGCTTTTCAACTCATTATGATTCGTAAACTTTTTGGATTCTCAACTAGTAAGGCAgaattaatagaataaaaagtTGGGTGAATGAACTGATGATAAACTTCAACTCTAGGTGGCTAGGTGCCTAACGCCGTATTTAATTTGCAAGAGCAATAACAAAGAAATTCACTTTTATTCGAGATAAAGCCAGCCACATCTAGAGGTGTCcccttttctctctcttttctttttctaatattaGCAGCAACACAGAGACAAGTTCTGAACCTGAACCCTAACTGAGGAACCCTTATCCAAACCCACCACCCAAGCTCTGTAAACAACCAAACCTGGACGTGCTTATCATGTACCTGCAGATGGCAAATGATAATAGCTGATTGAACTTGGGGAAAAAAacatcataattattaatctcCAAAGTCTAATCAAACAAAAGGCCATAGTTTTATTCTTGCTTCCATACATGGATCACCAACCAAAATAAACCACCCAGTTCACTACTACATAAagatcaaaagaaaagaatatgaaTGAACATTCGTTGCTCAAACATTATTAATACTCCCGCAATTACAACAAAGACAAAGCTGCAACAGCAACAAAATTAACACTCAAGAGATTAAGACAAGCCTAACACGTGTATTAAGTAAAACATTTAGATCTTGTTGACCCAATAATCAATCTAATCTAAACGCAGGTTGCAGAGGATGCAATCCAAGACCCTAGACCAAACAAAGCGTGCTCGTGGATAGAGCCTGTTGGTGTAAATTCTTGACTCCCTCAAGAAATCTTCCATGGTCTCTACAAAGAGATTGAGGCTTCTGAGTGGAGGAATGTACAGAGTCAAAGGAACTGCTGAGAAAGCCACTGTGAAAAACAGCTGCAgcattatcaataaattaataagccCACACAACCAGTACAGAGAGATTTCGGAGctcttgttttttttcaagtttttgaaaaagaaatgatttgGGAAATTTCACTTTGGCCTTCTGAGCATAAACATTTGGAtttgtatataaatattttaatttaaaagaaaaaaaaaaaagagagagagaagcttcaaagaagaggaaaagagtTCTGGAAATTtagagaaagatgaaaagTTGAAGAAAGTTCATTGCTAGGTGCGCGCATGACCGGTGATTGCGTTGTGGGGGGCTGGTAATTACCTGCCGATGATCTGAGTCAACtcctatttatatatatatatatattaaatgtaTTTGCTTCTTATGATAAGAATAACAAGGATTAAGTGTCGCTTATTGATTGTACTGACATTACGATTCATAATTTaatgaggggaaaaaaaaaaaaactaaaggaTAACTCTttgtttggaaaattttaaaaattatataaaattaatatcccaatttataatatagtttttattGCTATAACAGTTATCAGCTCTCTTTTTAGATGATCATGATAATAATATCCTTCCAACAGGACAAAACTATCTTGCCCATGTCAATGTGGTGGATAGACGCTGTCACCATGCTTAAGTATTTAAAGCCATTTTGGAATTTTTCCCATTGTTGTATCACTGCAAATTGTAAAGGATGTAAACTTTCATGTGAGTGCCACTATAAATGGATAGATCCTGATATTGACATGCtaattatatgtttataaaattgaatatgattttttttctgagtaaattttattaatgtggtaatagttaataaattaaaaaataaaaataattaaattataatcatacactagcattaaaatataaataatacaagatttgtaaaaaaaaaaaaaagagctaaGAGAATCCTAATccttataaaattaagataaaatttaatattttaatagaagATTAATTGgtgtgtcatttatttattaatattattaaattatttgttatgaATGAGATgatataaaacattaattattattgaatgcACGACAATTGTAGAGTGGCAGTGGTCAATACAATAAATAGGAAATTGTCTACCAGtttataaagatattatttcttatatttgtCTTGtgcagattaaaaaaaaaaaagaaagaaaaaaggaacaCGAAAGTAGgaccatttcttttttttggaatCTAAAAATTGTGGTAATGGAGAATCCCATGTGGCAATTTCTGAGAGTAAGAAATTGACGGCCTCTTCATGAGCCACGAAGGCCGTTGTACAAAGGGATCTACATAATAAAACATTGTCAAATCATATCTTATTCTGAAAAAACATAAACTATCAGGGGTCTAAGTGATAAGAGACCGATGACTGCCTATTCTGTGAACGTGTCAGAATCCATTTACCCTTGCACGAACGACTCCAATACACGCTGCAGTACTGAAGCAGCTCTCTCGAATTCACTATCCTCTGCTTCAAAGCCTTCCCCCATATTCACTTCCCGTAAAAAAGAAATACCTGAACTGGGCAGATTagggtttttaaatttaggaCATGGCAACGGTAAGTCGTATCAGATCGAGCCTCTCTGTATTCAACAAGATTCTCAGATCCAATTCTCAGCTATCCCCTCTTCATCCACAGGTAACTATCGCAACACACAAAACGTTTCCTTCGTTTTTGCCGTTTTGCGAATTTGATCCGTCGATTAATACCTTAGGTCAAATCTATTATTTCACAGTTTTATGAGGAATGATTTCATTTGACTGAGCTAAATATTCTCGTAGatgaataaatatattttcttagcGACCAAAAATCACTTTCTAATTCGTGGCCTGTTGTTTTTCTTACAGTTATCGAAAGGTTTTTCCACTTCGTCGTTGCAGAAGGAGCAGAAAGTTAAGGTAAATGACAAGCTTATTTTGTTCTATTTATCCCAAAAGAAATGGGATTTCAATAAGACTCTAGTTAACACAATGCATGATGATGATTACATTGTTGTTGTGAATTAGTTTGTCTGTGAACATAGAAATTTGCAAGAGGCTTAAGTATGTCTTTGCATGTGTTTTTATCATTGAGGGTTTTATGACTTGGGAATTTGTTTAAACCATGATTTGGTTGTCCTTCGTTTCATTTTAGGTGCCCCTGGCTTTGTTTGGAGGTTCAGGAAATTATGCTTCTGCTCTGTACATTGCGGCAGTGAAAACTAACGCACTGGAGAAGGTTGAGTCTGAGATTCTTGACCTTGTTGAGGCTTCAAAGAAGGCTGATACATATTTTCAGTTCACAAAGGACTTGTCTGTGCCTGCAGAGACGAGAGTTAATGCCATTAACGAAATCTGTACTCAGGCTAAATTTTCAGATGTTACGAAGCACTTCTTGGGTATGTAGTAGTAACTGATATTTGCTGCATAAAATTGGGAATTGTTCtttactgaattttaatcttatttttcttcttattcttccTGAATGTGaatatatattgaaatgatacgtgaatagtaatttttttttttttcaagtataGTCTGTTTCTTCTTGCATTATAGCAGACAAGACTGTGGACTTCCttctattttcctttttcttgtttggCTACTTTTCATGTGTAAAGTTTTGAATCTCTTTGGTAAATTCATTAGATAGCTCTGGTTCAAACTTCCTATTTCTCTCTTTAGGGGCATCTGTTCttatatctctctctctctctctctacttaGGGCAAGACATAATTTCTCCATTTCTTGTGATCATTTACTTTTGAGTCCTTGACTCTATATGTACTTGATTTTTCTGAAATTGATGGCTTTCTGAGTTCGGGTCCAGTCAACTCTTCGTTCCATCAGTTGACTGACAGTTGATCGGAATCATGTTAAGAAGATTATTCAATGGTTACCATTATTTGTACAAGTTCTATAAGTAGTAGGTACTTGCTATTAGTTTCACCCAGCATCTTGGTTTCATTTGGCAGCTTTTTGACATAAACGAGGCTATAAAAGTATGATATTAACACCAAAATGAGAATTAAGGGCTGTAGAAATGTTTAGTATTGATTAGCGCTTTATTCAgacaaattttggattttgttttggtggTTTGCATAAAATTCAAGTTGATagtactttcttttttttatattgtgagttttttcttttttttaatatgtaggCTGTAAATTGTGAGGCATTTAGATCACAGCCTTAGGAGTTTCTGTTTATCTGCATTGGTTGCTTGATATCATTACGATTGCATAGCAGTTATGTTATTGTTACTTTGGTcctaattgtttttgtaattctttTATTCATCACTGTTGGATCTTATCTGGGTTATTACACAAGGCTATACTAATTTTGCTTCTACCCTTTTCCTTGAAATTTGTATGTTTGAAAAGTTGTTAACCACTAGTACGCTTATAATTTCCTACCAGTTGTTTTGGCTGAGAATGGGAGGCTTAGAAACTTAGACACCATCGCTAAGAGGTTTGTGGAGTTAACCATGGCACACAAGGGCGAAGTAAAAGTTACTGTTACATCCGTTATTGTAAGTTTCCTCCAATTGTAAATTTCTATCGGAAAGAGCTTGTTACACTGTCTTTAAGATACTTATAAAACTAGTCTTTTGAGCGTAACATTTCTCTAAccaattttctcaaaatttcttGATTAATCTTAAAGTGGTTTAAGCACTGTGTTGTTGCACCTCTAGAATTTATAGACCTTTGAAATGCGTTCTCATGTGCATTCAGTTGATGTGTATGAATGTTATTGTGATATGGACGTGTCTGAAGCTTTCTATTCCTCTATAGAAAATTTGGATTGGTTTACGCAAGTAACTCTTTCTTGGGCTTGGTTTGTTTAAGGAAATAACTCTTTTCATGGGCATGGTTTATGGAATTTGAGAATCTACCTGATGATTGACTGCATCATTACTCGTAAATTTCCCTTTCCCCCTTAATTAACTGTGGTATTTTTGTACTAGCCACTTCCCccagaagaagagaaagagttgAAAGAGACACTGCAAGAGACACTTGGCCAAGGGAAGAAAGTCAAGGTTGAACAGAAGGTACTCAATATCACCCTTTATGATTTTAACGTCAATGCAAAACTAAAGATTATGAGGGAAGAAGCAAATCTAAATCTATTCTGTTTGTGCCACAGGTTGATCCTAGCATTCTTGGTGGGCTCGTAGTAGAGTTTGGGCAAAAGGTGTTTGACATGTCCATTAAGTCTAGGGCGCGGCAGATGGAGAGGTTCCTACGTGAGCCCATTCATTTTGGCACCCTCTAAAAAGGCTGCCACAGCCCCAGGGCCCAAATTTTCAAGATGATTATGCAACAACTGGAACGCTCCAAGAAGTAAAAGAACCATTCATGC contains these protein-coding regions:
- the LOC107177638 gene encoding uncharacterized protein LOC107177638; this translates as MLQLFFTVAFSAVPLTLYIPPLRSLNLFVETMEDFLRESRIYTNRLYPRARFVWSRVLDCILCNLRLD
- the LOC102619815 gene encoding uncharacterized protein LOC102619815 isoform X1, with product MEPAKIDWKRIESVFVEDSVYENINAPKWVDLLAPDQASVDDVAWFCRPDCNHPKTAEDFLKTPPSSKFLRSLERLPFGDRNLRDARLKRRGQSQSSFSSNEKLKFSDNSENQNPNSVTPQNQVEPMKMSIKSTSEKNKLMDDTSQNNELLPRLKSTLSARNLFVGKDILNHISDFCNELKKLATRARERENTEMFNEKNRQVGEKKEVVNERPCEVIGAVGEKEKERKPLLEMDKENSGGAVGEKEKERKPLLEMDKENSGGVDNGESGNKDRKRRNKRFDEVENIPVSLNLENVKKKGDERLLQIRTNPPSPQCFSVTRSATKTTSSKSSTYRSMERKILQEVFEQKTPTNKGTSVSNSVVEGREARALNVFWFLKPCTLSG
- the LOC102619815 gene encoding uncharacterized protein LOC102619815 isoform X2, which gives rise to MEPAKIDWKRIESVFVEDSVYENINAPKWVDLLAPDQASVDDVAWFCRPDCNHPKTAEDFLKTPPSSKFLRSLERLPFGDRNLRDARLKRRGQSQSSFSSNEKLKFSDNSENQNPNSVTPQNQVEPMKMSIKSTSEKNKLMDDTSQNNELLPRLKSTLSARNLFVGKDILNHISDFCNELKKLATRARERENTEMFNEKNRQVGEKKEVVNERPCEVIGAVGEKEKERKPLLEMDKENSGGAVGEKEKERKPLLEMDKENSGGVDNGESGNKDRKRRNKFDEVENIPVSLNLENVKKKGDERLLQIRTNPPSPQCFSVTRSATKTTSSKSSTYRSMERKILQEVFEQKTPTNKGTSVSNSVVEGREARALNVFWFLKPCTLSG
- the LOC102619525 gene encoding ATP synthase subunit O, mitochondrial translates to MATVSRIRSSLSVFNKILRSNSQLSPLHPQLSKGFSTSSLQKEQKVKVPLALFGGSGNYASALYIAAVKTNALEKVESEILDLVEASKKADTYFQFTKDLSVPAETRVNAINEICTQAKFSDVTKHFLVVLAENGRLRNLDTIAKRFVELTMAHKGEVKVTVTSVIPLPPEEEKELKETLQETLGQGKKVKVEQKVDPSILGGLVVEFGQKVFDMSIKSRARQMERFLREPIHFGTL